A genomic window from Lycium barbarum isolate Lr01 chromosome 4, ASM1917538v2, whole genome shotgun sequence includes:
- the LOC132634936 gene encoding uncharacterized protein LOC132634936 isoform X1, translating into MDGRDSSDWPPPGYTEDVKVSNGRKIKYYTNVETGKKFYSKKEVTRYMNTKDTCHDVTQAVNNQDKSCSENNVSQMNNQDKSCSENNVSQMNNQDKSCSENNVSQIVEGTKDSHEWLPPGWTVELKPRKSGTHAGTTYKVYVDPSTGNKFYSKPEVTRYLKSIKQNNIAGEGQIHGNGEVSSSNQKASEDSENMRVQSRVSKRRKSDIDQPTHGIEEGSFSKQQASQESEEVGEESCISKRKKSGIKRPSTKISPSHGAGDDFPLNEKTSLGSKENGAHSPLSKRKKPGSDSPSAKSVSSAAVKCDSVDELPPGWKKEVITRQNGRGTRKDAIYIDPVHGHKFRSKKEVFRYLQNGDASRSARRPAKGNEASPKKDNSPTTDDASLKKSGCFVTGRPLFPTDDDESKGAKSFGTCSPAQQVESSKKQLDCSVSDPNTIITSILAELNENHSVENLIEDAEIETVSVDVKQPPAVSTQSDLPEKQVPEIEQEKQSDKAATQQSSKSRNRESLNLGRRASKRLAGQNPEAAANLDLDEHALPAVVDKSASPSLSLNVCGQELLQHSDPPTGTGKSDQASLSGKASLDDLPPGWKKEFKITKKASGIRKDPLYIDPVHGYAFYSKKDVFRYLETGDIKSCAIRPVKRDLHATTKESSPATPNTNSKKLECSDTKGQSFGAKESKGRKRSVTCSPEVQAESSKKQSESGVSNANTIITSSAADINAKHSNENVIETAEKSLDTKPEIRDSSADTKVIAAESVAVSAVPTPLSDLPPEKQLPENVHEKHSNKDELEQSRRSKTKKPLTPGRRISKRLVGHSPEPVADLDLGERAFRAVVKKSASSGLPLNVSGQELPQQTDLATGSSDQPPASNKASSRDDPLEVVKGLSEGQAFKEQRVANELTSEKQDDEKILQDSQPAGISHESGKVHLEHQLVKERPTGELAKEEKDSQKRLFNDSQPAELESESRVLPAEDRSVSERSTKKRTGYSDQASLSRKASGDELSPGLEKEILNLNKDPTVGPGNSDHASLSRQASGDELPPGSGKEILSQKKDLTLATSNSDQAYLSREGSLDETPPGRGKEILRQNEYPIVGTGNSDHASLSRKFSLDEIPPGWENVIPAQNKDSIVGTGNSNQASLSRKFSLDEIPPGWENEIFAYNKDPTIGTGNSNQASLRIEASADELPPGWEKEMLTQNKDPTVGTGNSGSLDDIPPGWEKEILARNKNPSVETCNSDRSLLRREASVDELPPGWKTEFRMRNTTRGIKKDPFYTDPVHGYVFRSKKDVMRYLQTGDIRSCAMRPTKRDPDSTMKDDSPSTHDTGSKKLGCSLTGIQLSATEESKGRKCSVTCSLELQAESSNEHPESSVFNPNNSTSSIVADITEIRDSKAIAAESVDVRRSLAVSSQSNSPPEQQLPEYEKEKHSNKGVPAGSRKFRNSKSSTPVRRVSKKLSRHNPEMVADLDLGERSLRAVVNNSASSVLPLNVSGRELPQQTDLATGVSDQPSLSKNASSRDDPVEVVKCLSEGQTFKVANGLTSQKQNDVRILQDSQLAGISHESGMVHLEHQVVKEEQDSRKRLLNNSQPAELASISRVFPVEDLSVSERSAIEQVSEKRDYENKQWQYSQLAEPSWRSVVDLNVENKQWQDSQLLAEPSWRSNVDLNVENKQWQDSQLLAEPSWRSTVDLNVENQQWQDTQLAEPSHRIVDLNVENQQWQDPQLAEPSQRRVDLNVENQPVREKQTGGQLVTENQDEQNRRLHAQLASYPFADYWSDPCMEFAFKTLTGALPVEDTLPFQGSAHHEYNTNFTQVDDGCFELPLFNTSSFYMNDVPNNCAPLEQHVVKEQPPINQTFFAPPINQTFLPAGNNSIPGCSSVVSQNADFDTQAKDYNNKQQHTQYHPTSGVWGTQAKDYHSKFKSQR; encoded by the exons ATGGACGGCCGAGATTCATCGGATTGGCCTCCACCTGGCTATACTGAGGATGTCAAAGTATCTAACGGTAGAAAAATCAAG TACTATACAAATGTGGAGACTGGGAAAAAGTTTTATTCCAAGAAGGAAGTCACTCGGTACATGAACACAAAAGATACTTGCCATGATGTGACTCAAGCAGTGAATAATCAAGATAAGAGCTGCTCCGAGAACAATGTTAGTCAAATGAATAATCAAGATAAGAGCTGCTCCGAGAATAATGTTAGTCAAATGAATAATCAAGATAAGAGCTGCTCTGAGAACAATGTTAGTCAG ATTGTTGAGGGAACAAAGGATTCTCATGAATGGTTACCTCCAGGGTGGACAGTTGAGTTGAAGCCTCGTAAATCTGGCACACATGCTGGTACGACTTACAAG GTTTACGTTGATCCATCAACTGGAAACAAATTCTATTCGAAGCCTGAAGTAACTAGATATCTCAAAAGTATAAAGCAGAACAACATAGCGGGAGAAGGACAGATA CATGGAAATGGTGAGGTATCCTCTTCAAATCAGAAAGCATCTGAGGATTCTGAAAATATGAGGGTCCAGAGTCGTGTATCCAAAAGGAGGAAATCTGACATTGACCAGCCCACG CATGGCATCGAGGAGGGGTCATTTTCGAAGCAGCAAGCATCTCAGGAATCTGAAGAAGTTGGGGAAGAGAGTTGTATATCCAAAAGGAAGAAATCTGGCATTAAGAGGCCCTCTACAAAGATTTCTCCCTCT CATGGTGCTGGAGATGACTTCCCTTTAAATGAGAAAACATCTCTAGGTTCCAAAGAGAATGGGGCCCATAGTCCCCTATCCAAAAGGAAGAAACCTGGCAGTGACAGTCCATCTGCAAAGAGTGTTTCCTCT GCTGCAGTTAAGTGCGATTCAGTGGATGAATTACCCCCTGGCTGGAAAAAAGAAGTCATAACTCGACAAAATGGTCGTGGGACAAGGAAAGACGCG ATTTACATTGATCCAGTGCATGGACATAAATTTCGCTCCAAAAAGGAAGTTTTCCGCTATCTACAAAATGGAGACGCTAGTAGGTCTGCTAGAAGACCTGCGAAAGGGAATGAAGCTTCACCAAAGAAGGATAATTCT CCCACAACAGATGATGCCAGCTTGAAGAAATCAGGGTGCTTTGTGACAGGAAGACCGCTTTTTCCCACTGATGATGATGAGTCGAAAG GGGCAAAAAGTTTTGGTACTTGCTCACCTGCACAGCAAGTTGAGAGTTCCAAGAAACAGCTTGACTGCAGTGTGTCTGATCCTAACACCATCATCACATCCATTTTAGCTGAGCTAAATGAGAACCATTCCGTTGAAAATTTAATTGAAGATGCTGAAATAGAAACTGTAAGTGTTGATGTTAAACAGCCACCAGCAGTTTCCACTCAGTCAGATCTCCCTGAGAAGCAAGTACCAGAAATTGAGCAGGAAAAGCAAAGTGATAAAGCAGCGACGCAGCAGTCAAGCAAATCTAGAAATAGAGAGTCACTTAACCTTGGTCGTAGGGCGTCCAAAAGACTCGCAGGTCAAAATCCAGAAGCAGCTGCGAATTTGGATCTGGATGAACATGCTCTTCCAGCTGTAGTTGACAAATCTGCCTCTCCGAGCCTCTCCCTGAATGTCTGTGGTCAGGAATTGCTTCAACACTCTGATCCTCCAACGGGAACTGGCAAGTCTGATCAGGCTTCTTTGAGCGGAAAAGCTTCATTGGACGACTTACCCCCAGGCTGGAAAAAAGAATTCAAAATTACAAAAAAAGCTAGTGGGATAAGAAAAGACCcg TTATACATTGATCCAGTGCATGGATATGCATTTTACTCCAAGAAGGATGTTTTTCGCTATCTAGAAACTGGAGACATCAAGAGCTGTGCTATAAGACCTGTCAAAAGAGATCTACATGCTACAACGAAGGAGAGTTCT CCCGCAACACCTAACACCAATTCGAAGAAATTAGAGTGCTCCGACACCAAAGGGCAATCTTTTGGTGCTAAGGAATCCAAAG GTCGAAAACGTTCAGTTACTTGTTCACCGGAAGTACAAGCCGAGAGTTCCAAGAAACAGTCTGAAAGCGGTGTGTCCAATGCGAACACTATTATCACATCATCTGCAGCTGATATAAATGCCAAGCATTCAAATGAGAATGTAATTGAGACTGCTGAAAAGAGTCTAGACACAAAGCCAGAAATAAGAGACTCAAGTGCAGACACAAAAGTCATAGCTGCTGAAAGTGTCGCTGTTTCAGCTGTCCCAACGCCTCTGTCAGATCTACCCCCAGAGAAGCAATTACCAGAAAATGTGCACGAAAAACATAGTAATAAAGACGAACTGGAGCAATCAAGAAGATCCAAAACTAAGAAGCCACTTACACCTGGTCGTCGGATCTCAAAAAGACTTGTGGGCCACAGCCCAGAACCGGTGGCTGATTTGGATCTAGGTGAACGTGCTTTTCGAGCTGTGGTTAAGAAATCTGCCTCTTCGGGCCTTCCCCTGAATGTCTCTGGTCAGGAATTGCCCCAGCAAACTGATCTAGCGACTGGCAGTTCTGATCAGCCGCCTGCAAGCAATAAAGCTTCATCACGCGATGATCCATTGGAAGTTGTGAAGGGTCTCTCAGAGGGCCAAGCTTTTAAAGAGCAAAGAGTTGCAAACGAGTTGACAAGTGAGAAGCAAGATGATGAGAAAATATTGCAAGATTCTCAGCCAGCTGGAATATCACATGAAAGCGGAAAGGTTCACTTGGAGCACCAGTTGGTTAAAGAAAGGCCTACAGGTGAGCTGGCGAAAGAAGAAAAAGACAGTCAGAAGAGATTATTTAACGATTCGCAACCAGCTGAATTAGAATCAGAAAGTAGGGTACTCCCCGCGGAGGACCGGTCTGTTTCAGAAAGGTCTACCAAGAAACGAACTGGCTATTCTGATCAGGCTTCTCTGAGCAGAAAAGCGTCAGGGGATGAATTATCACCAGGCTTGGAAAAGGAAATACTTAACCTGAACAAAGATCCGACAGTAGGACCTGGCAATTCTGATCATGCTTCTCTGAGCAGACAAGCTTCTGGGGATGAATTACCACCAGGCTCGGGAAAGGAAATACTTAGCCAGAAGAAAGATCTGACATTAGCAACTAGCAATTCTGATCAGGCTTATTTGAGCAGAGAAGGTTCACTGGATGAAACACCACCAGGCCGGGGAAAGGAAATACTTCGACAGAACGAATATCCTATAGTAGGAACTGGCAATTCTGATCATGCTTCTCTGAGCAGAAAATTTTCACTGGATGAAATACCCCCAGGCTGGGAGAATGTAATACCTGCCCAGAACAAAGATTCTATAGTAGGAACTGGCAATTCTAATCAGGCTTCTCTGAGCAGAAAATTTTCACTGGATGAAATACCCCCAGGTTGGGAGAATGAAATATTTGCCTACAACAAAGATCCTACAATAGGAACTGGCAATTCTAATCAGGCTTCTCTGAGAATAGAAGCTTCAGCAGATGAATTACCACCAGGGTGGGAAAAGGAAATGCTTACCCAGAACAAAGATCCGACAGTAGGAACTGGCAACTCTGGGTCACTGGATGATATACCTCCAGGCTGGGAAAAGGAAATACTTGCCAGGAACAAAAATCCATCAGTAGAAACTTGCAATTCTGATCGGTCTTTACTGAGGAGAGAAGCTTCAGTGGATGAATTACCACCAGGCTGGAAAACGGAATTCAGAATGAGAAATACCACTCGTGGGATAAAAAAGGACCCG TTTTACACGGATCCAGTGCATGGATATGTATTTCGCTCCAAAAAGGATGTTATGCGCTATCTGCAAACTGGAGACATCAGAAGTTGTGCTATGAGACCTACCAAAAGGGATCCGGATTCAACAATGAAGGATGATTCT CCCTCAACACATGACACCGGTTCGAAGAAATTAGGATGCTCTTTGACCGGAATACAACTTTCTGCCACCGAGGAATCAAAAG GTAGGAAGTGTTCTGTGACTTGTTCGCTGGAACTACAAGCTGAGAGTTCCAATGAACATCCTGAAAGCAGTGTGTTCAACCCCAATAACAGTACTTCATCTATTGTAGCTGATATAACAGAAATAAGAGACTCAAAAGCTATAGCTGCGGAAAGTGTTGATGTTAGAAGGTCATTAGCTGTTTCCTCCCAGTCGAACTCCCCTCCAGAGCAGCAATTACCAGAATATGAGAAGGAAAAGCATAGTAATAAAGGAGTGCCAGCTGGGTCAAGAAAATTTAGAAATAGTAAGTCATCTACTCCAGTTCGTCGGGTCTCAAAGAAACTTTCACGCCACAATCCAGAAATGGTGGCTGATTTAGATCTAGGTGAACGTTCTCTTCGAGCTGTGGTTAATAATTCGGCCTCTTCAGTCCTTCCCCTGAATGTCTCTGGTCGGGAATTGCCCCAGCAAACTGATCTAGCAACTGGCGTTTCTGATCAGCCCTCTCTAAGTAAAAATGCTTCATCACGAGATGACCCAGTGGAAGTTGTCAAGTGTCTCTCAGAAGGCCAAACTTTTAAAGTTGCCAACGGATTGACAAGTCAGAAGCAAAATGATGTGAGAATATTGCAAGATTCTCAGCTAGCTGGAATATCACATGAAAGTGGAATGGTTCACTTGGAGCACCAGGTTGTTAAAGAAGAACAAGACAGTCGGAAGAGATTATTGAACAATTCTCAACCAGCTGAATTAGCATCGATAAGTAGGGTATTCCCTGTGGAGGACCTGTCTGTTTCTGAAAGGTCTGCCATAGAGCAGGTAAGTGAGAAACGAGATTATGAGAACAAGCAATGGCAATATTCACAACTAGCTGAACCATCATGGAGAAGTGTGGTGGATCTTAATGTGGAGAACAAGCAATGGCAAGATTCACAGCTACTAGCTGAACCATCGTGGAGAAGTAATGTGGATCTTAATGTGGAGAACAAGCAATGGCAAGATTCACAACTACTTGCTGAACCATCATGGAGAAGTACTGTGGATCTTAATGTGGAGAACCAGCAATGGCAAGATACACAACTAGCTGAACCATCACACCGAATTGTGGATCTTAATGTGGAAAACCAACAATGGCAAGATCCACAACTAGCTGAACCATCACAAAGAAGAGTGGATCTTAATGTGGAAAACCAGCCTGTTAGAGAAAAGCAAACAGGTGGGCAGCTGGTAACTGAGAATCAAGATGAACAGAACAGAAGATTGCACGCCCAACTAGCTTCTTATCCATTTGCGGACTATTGGTCAGACCCATGCATGGAGTTTGCATTCAAGACCCTTACAGGTGCATTGCCAGTTGAAGATACCTTGCCCTTTCAGGGATCTGCCCATCATGAATACAATACTAACTTCACTCAGGTTGATGATGGGTGCTTTGAACTGCCATTATTCAACACGTCCAGCTTTTACATGAATGATGTTCCAAACAATTGTGCTCCACTGGAGCAGCACGTCGTCAAGGAGCAGCCGCCAATAAATCAGACCTTTTTTGCTCCGCCAATAAATCAGACCTTTTTGCCCGCTGGAAATAATAGCATACCAGGTTGCAGTAGTGTTGTTTCTCAAAATGCAGATTTTGACACCCAGGCTAAGGACTACAACAACAAACAACAGCATACCCAGTAtcatcccacaagtggggtttgggggACCCAGGCTAAGGACTATCATTCTAAATTTAAATCTCAAAGGTGA